The Camelus bactrianus isolate YW-2024 breed Bactrian camel chromosome 32, ASM4877302v1, whole genome shotgun sequence genome includes a region encoding these proteins:
- the DRG1 gene encoding developmentally-regulated GTP-binding protein 1, which yields MSSTLAKIAEIEAEMARTQKNKATAHHLGLLKARLAKLRRELITPKGGGGGGPGEGFDVAKTGDARIGFVGFPSVGKSTLLSNLAGVYSEVAAYEFTTLTTVPGVIRYKGAKIQLLDLPGIIEGAKDGKGRGRQVIAVARTCNLILIVLDVLKPLGHKKIIENELEGFGIRLNSKPPNIGFKKKDKGGINLTATCPQSELDAETVKSILAEYKIHNADVTLRSDATADDLIDVVEGNRVYIPCIYVLNKIDQISIEELDIIYKVPHCVPISAHHRWNFDDLLEKIWDYLKLVRIYTKPKGQLPDYTSPVVLPYSRTTVEDFCMKIHKNLIKEFKYALVWGLSVKHNPQKVGKDHTLEDEDVIQIVKK from the exons ATGAGCAGCACCTTGGCCAAAATCGCGGAGATCGAAGCCGAG ATGGCTCGGACTCAGAAGAACAAGGCCACAGCACACCACCTAGGGCTGCTTAAGGCTCGCCTTGCTAAGCTTCGCAGGGAACTCATTACTCcaaaaggtggtggtggtggtgggccaGGAGAAG GATTTGATGTTGCCAAGACAGGTGATGCTCGAATTGGGTTTGTGGGTTTTCCATCTGTGGGGAAGTCAACACTGCTTAGTAATCTGGCGGGAGTCTATTCCGAGGTGGCAGCCTATGAGTTCACTACTCTGACCACTGTGCCTGGTGTCATCAGATACAAAGGTGCCAAGATCCAG CTTCTGGATCTCCCAGGTATCATTGAGGGTGCCAAGGATGGGAAAGGTAGAGGCCGTCAAGTCATTGCAG TGGCTAGAACGTGTAACTTGATCTTGATTGTTCTGGATGTCCTGAAACCCTTGGGACATAAGAAGATAATTGAAAATGAGCTGGAAGGCTTTGGCATTCGCTTGAACAGCAAACCCCCCAACATTGGCTTTAAGAAGAAGGATAAGGGAGGCATTAATCTCACGGCCACT TGCCCTCAGAGCGAGCTGGATGCTGAAACTGTGAAGAGCATTTTGGCTGAATACAAAATTCATAATGCTGATGTGACTCTGCGTAGTGATGCCACAGCGGATGACCTCATTGATGTGGTGGAAGGAAACAG AGTTTATATCCCCTGTATTTATGTGTTAAATAAGATTGATCAGATCTCCATTGAGGAACTGGACATCATCTATAAGGTGCCTCACTGTGTGCCCATCTCTGCCCATCACCGCTGGAATTTTGATGACCTGTTGGAAAAGATCTGGGACTATTTGAAACTAGTGAGGAT TTACACCAAACCCAAAGGCCAGTTGCCAGATTACACATCCCCAGTGGTGTTGCCTTACTCCAGGACCACGGTGGAGGATTTCTGCATGAAGATTCACAAAAATCTTATCAAAGAATTTAAATA CGCTCTGGTCTGGGGTCTCTCTGTGAAACACAATCCTCAGAAAGTGGGTAAAGACCATACGTTGGAGGACGAGGATGTCATTCAGATTGTGAAGAAGTGA